In Haloimpatiens massiliensis, the following are encoded in one genomic region:
- a CDS encoding flagellar protein FlgN, which translates to MLTELKKIINEEIDALNNLLILLETQHDYIVSEDVFKMDDIINSIKEASVKIAKIEMDRRNLVGDVAISEIVLESKDLQLEEAYREIRKVLHSVTLQKETNELLIKQGLSYTNKMLEIINPSRPVSRTYGATGKIRR; encoded by the coding sequence ATGTTAACGGAGCTTAAAAAAATAATAAACGAAGAAATAGATGCATTAAATAATTTACTTATATTATTAGAAACTCAGCATGATTATATAGTTAGTGAAGATGTTTTTAAAATGGATGACATAATTAATAGTATAAAAGAAGCTAGTGTTAAAATTGCAAAAATAGAGATGGACAGAAGAAATTTAGTTGGTGACGTAGCAATAAGTGAAATAGTATTGGAAAGTAAGGATTTACAGTTAGAGGAGGCTTATAGAGAAATAAGAAAGGTATTACATTCCGTAACACTTCAAAAGGAAACCAATGAACTTTTAATAAAGCAAGGACTTAGTTATACCAATAAAATGCTAGAGATAATAAATCCATCAAGACCAGTGTCGAGGACATATGGAGCTACTGGAAAGATAAGAAGATAA
- the flgM gene encoding flagellar biosynthesis anti-sigma factor FlgM has translation MKVNGINPSKIVNMYGVKNSRALEKKKDVDLSDKLEISEIGKSLSAYSMENDVIPNDKKVREIKNKIASGKYSVDPEDLAKSIMQAFERKEI, from the coding sequence ATGAAAGTCAACGGAATAAACCCTAGTAAAATAGTAAACATGTATGGGGTGAAAAATAGCAGGGCCCTAGAGAAAAAAAAGGACGTAGACTTATCAGACAAACTAGAAATTTCAGAGATAGGAAAAAGTTTAAGTGCTTACTCTATGGAGAATGATGTAATTCCAAATGATAAAAAGGTTAGAGAAATAAAAAACAAAATAGCTTCTGGAAAGTATAGTGTAGATCCGGAGGATTTAGCTAAAAGTATAATGCAAGCCTTTGAAAGAAAGGAAATTTAG